The segment CAGCTGCAAACCCTCCAGCACCAAGTGCAAACTGAAGCGGAGTTTCCACAAAATGATGCCGATTTTGATGATGCTGCCGCTGCTGCATTGGAGGGTGAAGCTGCACGTCTTCAAGCTGAGGCGGCACGTCGAGCTGCTGGCCGTGGACGTGGCGCTGCTGGTCGCGGCCAGGGTAATAGATTGGGCAATAACGATGCTGATAATGTTCGGCACCACATGTTTGGTCGTGCGCGGCGCATTCCAGTTGGAGGTGCTCGAGATTATGATGCAGATTCTGATGCTGATGGTGGAGGAATGTTTGGTGGCAATTATGGCCATCATGAACGACGTCGTGTTGCTCCTGATCGTCGTCGTGATGATGATAGTTTGGGCAAGGTTAAAGTGTCTATTCCTAAATTCAATGGCAAGGAGAATGCTGATGATTATTTTCAATGGGAGACCAAGGTTGATCAGATCTTTGATTTATATGATTATGCTCCTGAAAAGAAGGCAAAACTTGCTGCTATTGAGTTCACAGGTTATGCAATCACTTGGTGGAATCAAGTATGTGCTGATTTCCGCCGTGTTGGCCATGATCGTATTACTTGGGATGACATGAAACGAGAAATGAGGCGCCGATTTGTTCCTGCACATTATTCTCGTGAGCTACATTTGAGGCTGAAAAGGCTTGTTCAAGGTCATCGTAGTGTGGATGAATATTTTCAGGAAATGGAAATGTGTCTACTTCGTACCGGTATCACTGAAGATGAGGAATCAACGATGGCTCGATTTCTGGTTGGTCTTAATAAACCAATCGCAGACAAGGTGGACATGACTAATTACAACACTATGAATGAATTGCTACATTTTGCAAAAAGAGCAGAAAGGCAGCTTGCTGAATCTTATAAGCACCGTGCTTCATTTTCCGCTCCTAATAGTTCTACTCCATGGCGCCATTCACAGCAGCACGGGTCAGAGGTGCACACACCTTCATCTCGTGCAACTTCTCGTTCAAATTCAACGTCTACCAAACATTTTGATTCAAGAGGCAAAGCTGTAAATTCCAATCAGTCCAGCTCCTCTGTTACAGCAGCCCAACGGAAGACAAGCAAGATTGAGTGTTTTAAGTGTGGTGGTCATGGACATAAGCAAGCTGAATGTCCCAATAGACGCACTATTATTGTACTTGCAGACGGTTCTTATGATTCTCAAagtgaagaggaggatgagcctaTTACCCAAGCACTAGCAGACCTTTCTCTTGACACTTGTGAGTATTCAGCAGATGATGGTACTTTTGAGCTAGGTCTGAATTGTTTAGCCATTCAATCTCTTCCAGATTTTTCTCAAGATGACTTATCCCAAGATGATGTTCTTCAGCATCCAGCCGAGATtacttgtgctgattttgataaGTTGCTTGCTGATTTTCCTGATTTGGCGCCTTCTACTCTGAATACACCAGCTCCTTCTTTGGTGGTTCGGCGGGTTCTGTCAACACAATTTGTTGCTGCTGAGCAAGGCCAgcgccacaatttgtttcaatcACGATGCAAAGTGAAAGGACAGGTGTGCCGCTTCATCATTGATGGTGGGAGCtgcaacaatattgttagtgcttTGCTTGTTGAGAAGCTTGGTTTGCAGACACGTCGCCATCCACATCCGTACCACATGCAATGGCTGAATAATTCTGGGACAGTGAAGGTTTCAGCTATGGTCCGCTTGTCATTCTCCATTGGTGACTATCATGGAGAGGTTGATTGTGATATtgtacccatgcaagcatgccatTTACTGCTGGGTCGTCCATGGCAATTTGATGTGGATTCGGTGCACTTTGGACGGTCTAACAAATATACTTTCATTCACAAAGACAAGAAGGTGATTCTTGTTCCATTACCTCCAGAAGAGATCTATGCTTCAGATGTGGCTCGCATGAAAAGAGAAGAAtctgagaaaagaaaattgagtgAGGCCCCCAACACTAGTAAGGGAGAGACTCCTAACCCATCCAGCCACATAAAGCCTCATTCCACTTCAAAACAGCTACGCCAAAATGAATGCTTATTTGTGAGCAGGAGTGATTTGAGAGAAGTGAAGAACACCACAGCCCCATTCTTTGTGCTCTTGCACAAGGAGGTCCTACTTTCAACTACCGATTTACATTCATCGCTGCCTAGTGTTGTTCTTGATCTCTTACAGGACTTCGAAGATGTTTTTCCCGATGAGGTGCCAGCTGGACTTCCTCCACTCCGCGGAATTGAGCATCCAATTGATTTGGTACCAAATGCTTCTCTTCCAAATCGTACAGCCTACCGCACCAATCCCGAAGAGacaaaggaaattcagcgacaggtaaaagagcttttggacaAAGGGTATGTTCGTGAATCTTTATCACCATGTGCTGTTCCCGTTCTTTTAGTCCCAAAGAAAGATGGCtcttggcgcatgtgtgttgattgtcgtGCTATCAATGCTATAACTGTTAGATATTGCCATCCCATTCCACGGCTTGAtgacatgttagatgaattgagtggCTCAACTATTTTCACCAAGATTGATTTACGCAGcggctatcaccaaattcgcatgaaaattggtgatgaatggaagacAGCATTTAAGACCAAATTTGGCTTATATGAATGGCTTGTGATGCCCTTTGGTTTGACGAATGCTCCTTCAACTTTTATGCGTTTAATGAATCACGTTTTAAGAGCTTTCATTGGCAAATTCGTGGTTGTCTATTTTGATAATATCTTGATCTATAGTAAATCATTTGATGAGCATCTTGATCATATCCGTGCAGTCCTTGCTGTTTTGAGAGACGAGAAATTGTATGGAAATATTTctaagtgcaccttttgcacagatcgTGTTGTTTTCCTTGGTTTTGTTGTGACTGCAGATGGCATCCAGGTTGATGAAGAGAAGATTAAAGCGATAAAGGATTGGCCTACTCCTAAAAATGTGAGCCAAGTTCGAAGTTtccatggtcttgcaggtttctacCGGCGCTTTGTCAAAGATTTCAGTGCAATCGCTGCACCCCTTAACAATTTGACAAAGAAGGATGTTCCATTCAAGTGGGGAGATGAACAGGACCAAGCCTTCGAAGAGTTGAAAAGAAAGCTTTGTGAAGCACCGCTGCTACAACTACCagactttggtaagacctttgagatcgaatgtgatgcaagtggtattggcattggaggtgtgctaCTTCAGGAACGTAAACCTGTTGCctacttttctgaaaagttaaaTGGTCCACATCTGAATTACTCTGTCTATGACAAAGAGCTTTATGCCTTAGTTCGAGTTTTGGCAGTTTGGCAACATTATTTGTTACCTAAAGAATTTGTCATCCactctgatcat is part of the Phragmites australis chromosome 12, lpPhrAust1.1, whole genome shotgun sequence genome and harbors:
- the LOC133886353 gene encoding uncharacterized protein LOC133886353; the encoded protein is MAVDQNATENNSAEIPTDLAAVSTTHGIKDIDLVSKLATRKIQMIKELFELANKSTKYAEAQEHAKNPQPSKDNPESSANGGKKNKPGDKHEGLDTTVATANRSKSRNTGDNKGLSQGCPMLGKFVAVVHYAYQTLKILGSNGFIIVNGDQRAMVKCNKQSLDMVEHFYWEITTSKGNDDANGSRTNTGAAVSMEEFQQLRTQINQLMEQLQTLQHQVQTEAEFPQNDADFDDAAAAALEGEAARLQAEAARRAAGRGRGAAGRGQGNRLGNNDADNVRHHMFGRARRIPVGGARDYDADSDADGGGMFGGNYGHHERRRVAPDRRRDDDSLGKVKVSIPKFNGKENADDYFQWETKVDQIFDLYDYAPEKKAKLAAIEFTGYAITWWNQVCADFRRVGHDRITWDDMKREMRRRFVPAHYSRELHLRLKRLVQGHRSVDEYFQEMEMCLLRTGITEDEESTMARFLVGLNKPIADKVDMTNYNTMNELLHFAKRAERQLAESYKHRASFSAPNSSTPWRHSQQHGSEVHTPSSRATSRSNSTSTKHFDSRGKAVNSNQSSSSVTAAQRKTSKIECFKCGGHGHKQAECPNRRTIIVLADGSYDSQSEEEDEPITQAPPAPSLVVRRVLSTQFVAAEQGQRHNLFQSRCKVKGQVCRFIIDGGSCNNIVSALLVEKLGLQTRRHPHPYHMQWLNNSGTVKVSAMVRLSFSIGDYHGEVDCDIVPMQACHLLLGRPWQFDVEDFEDVFPDEVPAGLPPLRGIEHPIDLVPNASLPNRTAYRTNPEETKEIQRQVKELLDKGYVRESLSPCAVPVLLVPKKDGSWRMYRVVFLGFVVTADGIQVDEEKIKAIKDWPTPKNVSQVRSFHGLAGFYRRFVKDFSAIAAPLNNLTKKDVPFKWGDEQDQAFEELKRKLCEAPLLQLPDFGKTFEIECDASGIGIGGVLLQERKPVAYFSEKLNGPHLNYSVYDKELYALVRVLAVWQHYLLPKEFVIHSDHEALKYLKSQGKLNRRHAKWIEFIETFPYVVKHKRGKDNIVADTLSRRCGLYYVHDGFLFRTNKLCIPACSIRQVLLQEAHAGGLAGHFGIKKTLDMLSDHFFWPHMRRDVQRHVERCIICLKAKSRLNPHGLYTPLPIPTVPWEDISMDFILGLPRSQRGRDSIFVVVDRFSKMAHFIPCHKSDDASHVADLFFREIVRLHGVPKTIVSDRDTKFLSYFWKTLWAKLGTKLLFSTTCHPQTDGQTEVVNRTLSTMLRAVLKKNLKLWEDCLPHVEFAYNRVVHSTTNFCPFEIVYGFKPHTPMDLLPLPLQEQPGDLVWLHLRKDRFPQQRKSKLSPRGDGPFKVLHKINDNAYKIELPPEYSNVSTTFNVKDLLPFVGEPESRTTPSQEGEANEDIPSIHSAPNETTFDIAGPITRSRAKQLEKEIHSQVNANLMLNNQIMLNGPMLLSTCFNVLRNDGVHEQAWDDDGFCPPNISKEPGRAREREKNI